The nucleotide window CTAGACTTAAATTTGATTTTTTACTACATAGGCCAAACTTTTTACGTgtttatgttttggcaattaCTAATTGGCCATACTTTTATGTTTTGCTAAATTCCTCATTGTCTAAGTTACTTGGCTTTTTGCGACATCGACTACGGATATGATCTAACATGGACGATGTCCCACAATTTCTTGTTGATTTGATACGAGTATTACAATACTTACAAACACCAAAACGAACACCATTAATCATCACAGGTGTAAAATGATTCCATGCGTCAGAAATAAGTTTTCTTTTCCCAGTTTCATCAACAACTTCATCGACTTGCATAGGCAATTGACTGTCACTCTCTATAGGAAAAGTACTAGAAGATGAACCAACCGGATTCTCTTCATTTTGAGACTCCATACTTTTCTACAAAAAATAAGCTAAATTAATATTATGAGACATTTCTAAGTGcacatggaaaatgaaaaaagagtcaaTTAATTAGTAAATCCAAATTAGTCAGTTATACTCAGTTTGATCCAAAAGAGTCAAATAATTACATTACATACAACTACAACAGAATAATGCTTGCAAGTTGCAACTCTGTGAGCTAAAAATCAGCAATAATGAGACAAGCCCGTTTATCTTTAGATGTAATATAAGTATGTAATTCACATGTCAACTATAATCAACAGCATTATTgacaaaattttagttttatttcaaCATAAATTGACATGAGCCTTAAATTAAGCTACATCAATGAGTTAAATTAAGCTACTATAAACTTGAGCTTACAGGAGTTATCACTATTTTCAGAATCCGGAAATCAATCCAATAAAAATAATCttcagaagaaaaaaagaagacaatATTTCACCAAAAAGAATCAAATTCAGCAATCAACAATAAAcagaaattcaagaaaataaaaaggcaGAGAAAAGAACCGCTGGAGAGTCAAACAGGAGAAAGTCGCCGACGGTCCACCTTCTGAGAATTGAAGAACCGCTGGAGAATCAAACACCGTGTTACGGCCGAAAAACAAGAGTTTGAGAGAAAAATTGAGACAAGAGTTTGAGAGTCGACGACGAGTACCTATTCACGAGGACGAAGGAGCGTCTCTGCGTCCGTCGTCTGAGAGAGAATGAGAGATGAGGCGTTTAAGTCTGAGTGAAATTGGGAGTATTTGGGACTAGGGTTTTAAATATTATTCagccttttaaaattaaatccccaCCCGCGACCCGCccgcatttttttttttgagaaatttttataaagcagtatattttaataataattagTCATCTATATATATCATATTACGGATTATGGATACTTTTTTgcggttataagatgtatttgatgtatttaagttattgtattcatgaatacagtagcaaaaataggcgcgAGTCACGAAAGTCCAACTAattagttgttgtattcgagtgtattcgactgtattcatggagtgaaacatgggattacagttggacagtattcgactgtattcacggcgtgaaataggggattacgctgtttttaaaacggaaaatgaatcaattaacataatagactcctaacataactcaacaaactcaattataacgcacaaaatttgtattttcagttataaaaaagattctcaaccgaaaaataccccaaaacatagtaatcttcagagaaattatataatacatttgaatacataaattattttaattaagaaaaacatatgaatacattcatggcatataacGAGACAGttaatacaatgaaatacatagaatacaacgggatatattgaaatacaatgaaaaaaagacagtgaatacatgAAATACGTGGAAtgcaacgagatacattgaattacaatgaaaaaaagacaatgaatacatgaaaatacattgaaatatattaacataaatcaagttgctcagccccaaactccatcgtctttgttcaaaaacaaaccctaatttttggCGAATTCGCCATAGTAGCGTTTGAATGTACAACACGCGACAACTTTGAGATTTGAAGGTATAACAGGCGACACCTTTTTTCATTACCCGCTACCCAAAAGATTCAATCTCGGCCGTCCACTGTCCACTGTTCCGTCGCCGCTGCTCCATCGGCCGCTGTATCCAAAGCCTCCGCTAAGGTGAAATCTGTCAAAGTTCAAACGTTGCTTAACTCCCTTTCCCAAATCAGTTAGTTTTGGTTAAGGATTGATTTGCTTTTAAATCGTAATTCAATATTCGGTGCAAGAATTGAtcggaaggaaaagaaaatagatgtgggtgagaggaattttgagattgagcatcGTGTTTTCAGAGAATGGGAGAAGAGAatgagatgtatcaaagtagagaaagaaagaaaataatgtaactgaatagcgtatttagtggctctTAGGGCTCTAAGGTACCCAAAATTAAAcattttgctataaaccttaaaaggtatctatataatataatttttttaaatgatatttatttaaaataaataaggtgttaacatTTGCTATAGGtagtaaaaattcttatttttttaatttaaaaattgaaCTCGCCCCGCCCGCAACCGCAAAATCTCAAACCCGCACTGCCCCACTAACGTTCAACCCCCCGCCCCGCCCCATTGTCATCCCTAGACGGAAGACGAGAGGGTTTATTCGCCGAGGTTGATGAACGGTTCGGTGGTGTACCTTTTttgttataatattttaatttaatatttgccCCCTTTCCGCAATAAATATGAGTGTTATTTTCTAGggttatcatttttatttttgttttgtttcaagAAAAGGACATACAGATTTGGCTTCTAAGTAACAACTTGTTAGGATGGTTGTTCcgttgtatcgtattgtattattattctaaaataatatttattttgattgtctCATTAAattgattgtattgtgttgttaaaTCTATTGTTTCGGAACAATGAAAAGTCCTCTTTTTTTAaacaaccgatttggtgtggtgagattatttcctatttttctttccaattatgTCCTAACTTATTACTTTACAATTCTATTTTATCCTTTACCTCTTTTTctattttaactccaaatctccaacCTATAACCTACTTTGTTTTTTTTCCAGAACTTCTACCGCCAACGTGAAAGGTGTTTTGCCgccttctgttttattttttctcctAATTTGCTTTTAACTTAATTCTAACTAGATAGGCTCCTTTGTTTTGCCTTCTTCTATCTCATCCTTTGTTCTGCTTTCTTAAGGTGTTTTGACTTCttgtgttttaaattatttttatacataattttttataaaatttcatatttaaataattgagggtattttagtaaacttatcaattacagtacagtacgatacagtcaaactgaacaacaaaatattatttagcaataacaaataatacaatctatccaaatattgtattcataaaatgatacaatataatacattatgaaacgatgtgAAACAGTAATTTAAACAGAGTGTAAGGTTAATATCGTCAAtttaattgttaattaatgttaagAAATGAATTACTCAATGTGTgaacaaccaaaaaaataaaatgaaccGGAGAGAGTACTATATAATATGGCTACTCCTTTCCCCAAAAAAGAAAAACGGTTAAAAGAAGAGTTGGATCAAAGTATCTTTTCCTAACATTCAAACTTtcattaaccaaaaaaaaaattataaataaatcttATGAATCAATATGTCATGTATTTCTTTAGAAACGGATTACTTCTTGATTGCGCGTCTCATCTATTATACTTTAAGTGCTTTCTCGTGTAGTTGTCATTTTATAAAGTTTATGTAAACAGAGCTTATACTTAAAGCTAGTCTCATTTATCTGGCTACTAAAAAGTGTCAAAGTGCTACAAGCTTGATAGAAAAAGTCATTTCTCCATAAAAGCacttttttaaaaacttttttgaaaaatacttttcagGAAAATATATTTAGAAGTACCTTTTAAtaacttggccaaacactaattattgCGGGAAAGTGGTTTTCAAATTAAgtacttttgataaaaaaaaacacTTTCTCAAAGTATAAGCTGATTTTTAGAAGCTTGACCAACCTGGCTAGTAATCTGTGTCTTCCAACATCACGTTGGAAGGAGAATACTGAACGAAATATCCGGGAAGGGGTAAATGACTCTTTCATTGAAGCTTCAACATGTTACAATCTTACAACATACATACAGCAATATTCACAAAACCACACCTAAATCTCTTACACTACACCATCCAATACAATTCTATCTCCTTGGAAAAATATGTGGGCATGTACAAAGGAGCCAACGCTCTCACTGGTACACTTTCATGACCCCATGTTCTCTATATTTTTCTGTATATGTAACATACACGTCTTACATGGAACACCAAATAATTTGGAGCATCCAAAACATCAAAGGTGTCGGGCTCTAGTAGTGTTTACACTTGCTGCTGGCTTCCCCCTCTTTTCTCCTCAGCTTTAACGATCTTTGCCCAGGTTGTTGTTTCATAGAAGCGCCTACTAACAATAATCGAGACATAACATAGGCCAATAGTTCTTCATGATGAGAAAATGTAAAATCCAAATGAGCATACTCAAACTCATTATATGACACCTCCACACCTGCATCCTTCATCAGCTTATAATGCTTCCTTACCATGGATGGCCTGATGACCTTGTCCTTCCGCCCAGCAACAAGATCAACAGGAATATCAATAAGGGAATAGTACTCCCCCAAATCTAAAGGCTTAGGGGAACTGTAAGCTTCCATGTTTGCAGCTGCACTCCCATAGTCAAACATTATAAACTTCCGAGTGTGCTTGATCTGTGCCAAATGAAGAGCCACACGGAATGAAACAGCTGGCATATCATTCATATTGTAGTGCGGCAACCCTAAGACTCCAACCCAATTTGAACTGTCTCCACCAACCCCATAGCTTATGAGAGTTTGCACAAGGCCTCCAACTGCTGGTAAGTTGTGGAAATCACGGGCCAACTTGTTAAGCAGCATGCGGAAAAAACGAGTGGGTATATAGAAAGCTGACACAAAAGGGGCAAGTAGAGGAGACAATAGTAGGAATAAGTATTCCATCATTGTGAATACAGGATTGGAATCATGATGAAACCCAGCAGGTGATAATAAGATTAATCTTGAAAGTCTATGGGGCTTTTCCTCAATTCGACGTGTTAGGACGTACATTAGAATAGCAGCTCCTCCCAAACTATGGCAAATTGCACAAAGTTTGTAAGGTTGATCATTGTCGCTCTCTTCCTCCACagttttttggctatttttcaattcaGTAACTTTTGTTTTGTGGATCTTATCTATCATTGCAGGTATATCATGTGTCCCATGCTCATTTATGGAGTACTTCCAGTACCTGCATGAACATCCACATTTAGGAACTAAAGTAACTTATAGCAATTCAACAACCACCAAACACACAAAATATGAAGAaactttttttcttcaaaaaggaGTCTAATGACATTTTATACATGATGGGGGATGCATGAAGTAATACACTTACTGGCGTGAGGATATGTTCTTGTCAACATGCTCTCTTGAGACCAATCCACGGAAATTTCCTAGAAAAACATCATACCCTGTAATCAAGAAAGACAAGCTTGAATACTACATAATTATCTCAGGAGAGTTTACAGTATATGCACACCCAAAAAATTAGTTGACACAACAGCACAAAGGACAAACCTTGATCATAAGCTGCAAATGCTGGGGAACCAACAACTCCATTCGATACCCAACTATAAGTCAAATCACCAAGTGAGAgattaaatagaaaaaataacgATGCAATTGACAGTTAGAAGTTAGAACTGATCATAGCCGTAAATCTTAACGATGCAATTGAAAGTTAGGGCTGATCTTCACAGTATTaaaaaaggaaaacataagaacTAAAAATTGAAGGACTACTACGTCTCAATGCAACATAGATCAAATATCGACAAATAGATGCCTCCTCAATTTGTATGATTTGGCGGGGGATGAGATATAATGCGCACAATCCGCAAGATCAAAGTGCCAGATATAGTCGATCTCATCCTCAGAAGGTATAAATTGATAGCCTATACCAATTCTACACCTTCATCAATGCCCATATAGAAAATAGACCCTCTCCAGGCAAAAAAGTTTCTTGAACATACTTGGCTTCGCCCAGAAGGTAGTTCAGCTACAGTAGCAAATTAACTTATCCTAATCCTGCTTTCCTGATCACTCTGATATTTTGACATTATGAATATGTAAAATGAGAAAAGCAAAATATTGAACTCCCTGCTCAACATTCCATAATCCTAGTCCTTTATCCCAACTCCCTAGCGAACTAATTAGCACATACGCATATCATAGTTTGATCTACTTAGAAACCTGTgaaggggaaaaaagaaaaaaatccatAGTTGTTCAAAGTGTTGCTTAGACAGTCAACTGGCATAGAACCAATGATTTGGTACTTCCCAAGTCTTTCTATCTGATCGACTGTCATTTCACCCAAAATATCACGCAGTAGTTACTTATAAGCCTAGCAGATCTCAAAGGAAAAACTTGCAATTTATGCTGAGACATCAATGTTATCCCAAGTATGCAACAAGTTGAATACGCCAATTAAGAAAGGGAAAATGATTTTGAAGAGTTAGAAGAGATGTTAGGCTCACCCCATGGATGAATCAAAAACCCCATGTTGTAGATAAACAACCTTCCGAGCATCACGTCTGCAAAATTAAGTTTGAAACATCAAGCAATATCTATAAATGGGCATCCACCTTAAAGCTCTGATATAAAGTAGTGATGATGATCAAACAGAAATGCAAACCTTGGAATTCTCTCCAAAAGGAGAATATATCCATCATCAGTAACCACACGAAGAGCTTCATATGGGTATCTACAAAGGAAAGAGTAGCATGCTGAGAATAACTGGGATGCCAATTTTATTTGAAAAGCAAAGCACTGCTGAATAATGAATACGAAGGGTTTAGAACATGCTTCAACAGTCTAGAGGACAATATCTACCCAAACAACACTGGTTGGTCCAAAATAAAACTGGGAAGTCAATGATTTTCATTTTCCTGTTTACAGTTGTAATCTTAAAAAATTTTGTAATATAATTCTTGTCCAAAAAGCAGTATGTCCAATCAATTTAGAGGTCATTATAACTTAAAAGTTAGTATTTCAAGAAAATAAGCACTCTCTACGCGCACTGGATTAGTTACAGCAGACACTAACACAATAGAAGTACAGAGAAGATGCTACTCTTATCCAGCACTTTACAGACCTTTAAAGAATTTGGTGAAATATTTTagatccaaactttaaaaatatatCCTCTTATTAATACGACAAACTTAAGAAATATTTTAAGAAGAATTGGACATGTCCGATCCCTTGAATTGTGTCGgcaatatttttttagaaaaagacaACTGCACAGGCCAGATCTTAGAAGAGGTAAAATGCAAGCAAAAACCCTCACCCAAGCTCTGTAATGACATCTTGACATGTCCGAGCATCTGTATTGAGGGAATTAAAGCCTGTCTTCCGTTCTCTAGGAGTAGGATCACTCTCCGCGAGGGTATCCACAGGAACAGAGAGACCTGAACCAACAGAGGGAACATCCTCGTGACCGCTGTTATAAGAATAAAACCACTTCACCACTTTCTTCAAGGTGCCTATTGGTGACAGAAGACAGTGTGCTGCCTTGTCAACAAATTCAAAAACAGCCTCAATGGTGATCTCAATTGCTAAATGGAGATCCTGCATATAACAAAATTAGACCAAGTCATATTCATAAGAATATAATCGGGCAGAACACAAAAACAAATAGAATATACTGGACAGGACAAGGTAGTTTCTAAGAAGacacaattttttattttcacttTTCTCCTCCCGAACTCCTATTATTCTTCACTTTTGGTATTGTTTTGGCAGGTAGGACGAGCGAAGAATAAACAGGAACGGGTGTTGAATAAAAGAATAAACAGAGAGTATTAAGTTGTTAGTGAGAGAACCAATTCTGGAGTTAGTTCAGCTGCTTGGTTTCTTCTGATTGACATAAAAACCATcgaattactcaaatccaacttTTTTAAGGTTGACCCCAGTGTCAGAAGGCTCCCACTAAAGTAGGCTCGGGAGAAGACGAATGTAGGCAGCCTTCCCTCCTTTATGGAGAGGCTGCAAGTTTCAAACCCTAGTTGCCCATAGAAACACATAGCACTTCTCTGTTGCTCCAAGGCCCAACTTTGAAGGTCCAATATTCCGTGACATCAAAATGGTAAATAGGAAAAGTTAAAGCTAATTATAGTCGAAATACTTCTTGTTTCATTCTGTTTTTACCTTATATTTTCTgaattttgaaacttcaaattactTTTAATGTAGCCCAAACCTGCAGTCTTCCATTTATTGAGTTATAAGCAATGCTTGCCAGGCCATAGTCCAACGAAACAACCACAACAATAGCATGATTCTTTTACAACCTGTATTACTTAAGGTTGAAAGTTGCAGCGGTTGTCTTTCCCTTCTTGTATAGCATCAGTCTTTCACCCACAAACCAAACACCTCTCCGATTTCTTCCTCTTGTAGATTGCTTAAAACTGAAAGATTCACCATACAAATCTGCAAACACAAAATGATCAAGACCGAAGCTCATCACCAACCCTTTCTTCACCAACTTTCATGGCTTCTTTCTTTAACCTCCTTCTTGATCTGTTACCTAAAGAGAGGAGCCTTTTTCGACCGCCTCCGCAATCGCAACCCGACTTATCATGGATAAACTTCTCTAACTCTCCCCCCTACCATCAAGGACCGAGAGTATATTTTTGTCTCTTTCCATTTTCAATCGAGATATGTTCTTTGCAGCCCATCACATTTCTTCCTCCATGTAttttttccttttacttttgtGATACAGTATTTTTTTCAGggaaaaaaatatgtcgcattggATCCGAGGCATACCAAAAAAGGGAGGTGAATTATCTCCCTCCCTCACAGTCTCTCTTCAGAATTTGTCTAGGAAATTGTAGATGAAAGAAAGTGAAGGTAGCAGCTAAGCACACTTACATCTAGTGAATGTTGGAATATTTTTGAGTCCTCCCCCTCCCCTTCACGCTTCTGGGAGTAGGTTGGAGAAGACAGGAAGACAGTTAATAAGTCTTCCCATTCTTTGTTCCTTTTTCCTTCTATCTTTCAATTTGCTACCCTTTCTGTGAATATGGTTCACCTAATCACCTCTCCTTACATAGAGTAGAAGAAGTGTAAGGTAAATTGGCATGTTCAAATATTGGCCAGACAAGGATAACATGAGGAATCACGTGGACAACCAATGAGCTGTCAAACctaccccacccccacccccaccccccacccctcTCCCAAAAAAAAATTACTGGATGAAGAGTAATGTTGTATGAAAATGTCAAACAAACCTCAACGACACCACGTCTTCTGTCAGTGGCACGCTGGACAACGTGATCCCTTAGTGTCTGTAACCTCTTCCTCGCTTGTACATGGGAAGACTGGAAACTCTCAGATGTCCGAGAGACTCTGCTGCCCGTACCCAAAGCATAGAGATACAAAGGTATGCCCAACATAAATTTAATTGGGAATAGGAGCCATGAAATGATGTATCTGACCCAATGCATCCAGTGCCTGCTCCGCCTTGAAAGACTGCGAGCTCTAGATACCCGAGAACTTTGTGACAGTGGAGATGGAGGACAAATGTTACTATCAGTATATTcttcttctgatgatgatgaataATCTACACTCGAGGAGGTATCAGAATCAATAGAAAGTTCATGAATGAACTGGTTAAAAGAAGAGGCACCACTGTGATCACCGAAAAGGTAGATGTTAATACAGACGCATTATTCAAAAAGAGCTAAGTTCAAAAGCCAAAACAGGggtaaaatggaaaagaagataaaaactCACTTCTCCATCCACTGTGGAAGCCGAGGTCCACGAAATGTTGGACGAAGCTCCCAACCATGTATGCCTTCAAGAATAGTAGATTTCCCGGGCAATATTGTCAATAATAATGCTgacactccattaatcaatctcACAACATTATTCAGTGACTCATAAGTCACTGTCTTAACTGACCTGAAGAAATGTTGACAAAAGACAGAAACATTAAATAATGCATCAATAACCATATTTGCTGAAGAAAACAGAGTGAGAGTAACCCTAAGCATTTCAAGCTGAATAAAAATTACAACATATGAATGAAATAATACTGCTGAATATGAGCTACTTTTATGGTTAATGACTTCTGAGCTCATTCAAATCTATCCGCCAAAAGTAATTGTTCTCACTTGTAAAGAAATGGTAGTGCATTAGGGTATCTATAGATATTGAGCTTATTATGTTGCAGTGCACTCAACCAATGCCCTTAAGGCAATCATCACAATGAAAAACGAATTTTGCAATAATCTCCCATCTATTCCACTGGAAAAATAGGGGGGATCATAGCCGAATCTATCCACGAAACAACTGTTATATTGGTTTGACTTCCATGATCCCACTTCTTGCTACAATATTGCCATTAGTCTGCTACTTGAGCGGCACC belongs to Nicotiana tabacum cultivar K326 chromosome 6, ASM71507v2, whole genome shotgun sequence and includes:
- the LOC107761156 gene encoding uncharacterized protein LOC107761156 isoform X1, which produces MQRLVDHTLAVTKESVKTVTYESLNNVVRLINGVSALLLTILPGKSTILEGIHGWELRPTFRGPRLPQWMENGASSFNQFIHELSIDSDTSSSVDYSSSSEEEYTDSNICPPSPLSQSSRVSRARSLSRRSRHWMHWVRYIISWLLFPIKFMLGIPLYLYALGTGSRVSRTSESFQSSHVQARKRLQTLRDHVVQRATDRRRGVVEDLHLAIEITIEAVFEFVDKAAHCLLSPIGTLKKVVKWFYSYNSGHEDVPSVGSGLSVPVDTLAESDPTPRERKTGFNSLNTDARTCQDVITELGYPYEALRVVTDDGYILLLERIPRRDARKVVYLQHGVFDSSMGWVSNGVVGSPAFAAYDQGYDVFLGNFRGLVSREHVDKNISSRQYWKYSINEHGTHDIPAMIDKIHKTKVTELKNSQKTVEEESDNDQPYKLCAICHSLGGAAILMYVLTRRIEEKPHRLSRLILLSPAGFHHDSNPVFTMMEYLFLLLSPLLAPFVSAFYIPTRFFRMLLNKLARDFHNLPAVGGLVQTLISYGVGGDSSNWVGVLGLPHYNMNDMPAVSFRVALHLAQIKHTRKFIMFDYGSAAANMEAYSSPKPLDLGEYYSLIDIPVDLVAGRKDKVIRPSMVRKHYKLMKDAGVEVSYNEFEYAHLDFTFSHHEELLAYVMSRLLLVGASMKQQPGQRSLKLRRKEGEASSKCKHY
- the LOC107761156 gene encoding uncharacterized protein LOC107761156 isoform X2, with the translated sequence MVGSFVQHFVDLGFHSGWRNYSSSSEEEYTDSNICPPSPLSQSSRVSRARSLSRRSRHWMHWVRYIISWLLFPIKFMLGIPLYLYALGTGSRVSRTSESFQSSHVQARKRLQTLRDHVVQRATDRRRGVVEDLHLAIEITIEAVFEFVDKAAHCLLSPIGTLKKVVKWFYSYNSGHEDVPSVGSGLSVPVDTLAESDPTPRERKTGFNSLNTDARTCQDVITELGYPYEALRVVTDDGYILLLERIPRRDARKVVYLQHGVFDSSMGWVSNGVVGSPAFAAYDQGYDVFLGNFRGLVSREHVDKNISSRQYWKYSINEHGTHDIPAMIDKIHKTKVTELKNSQKTVEEESDNDQPYKLCAICHSLGGAAILMYVLTRRIEEKPHRLSRLILLSPAGFHHDSNPVFTMMEYLFLLLSPLLAPFVSAFYIPTRFFRMLLNKLARDFHNLPAVGGLVQTLISYGVGGDSSNWVGVLGLPHYNMNDMPAVSFRVALHLAQIKHTRKFIMFDYGSAAANMEAYSSPKPLDLGEYYSLIDIPVDLVAGRKDKVIRPSMVRKHYKLMKDAGVEVSYNEFEYAHLDFTFSHHEELLAYVMSRLLLVGASMKQQPGQRSLKLRRKEGEASSKCKHY